ACAAGCTGTATTTCCAAGCCCTGAAATTTCATTTTTTTCTATATTTTCCATTTTATTATTTTCTCCTCATAGATTTCTAATGGGTTTATTATATAATTGTTTTAAATATATTTCAAGGTTGGAATAAAAAATGATATAATAAATCAGAATAAAATATACGAAAAGGAAAATATAAAATGAGAAAAAATGGAGAAGAAACAAGGACAGTACTGGATGGAATGGAAATTATACAGAGAAATGATTTCCAGAATTTTACTCTTGATTCTGTTCTGCTGGGAAATTTTGTTAAAATAAATAGAAAAACAAAGAAAATACTTGATATAGGAACTGGATGCGGCGTCATTTCACTAATTCTGGCAAAAAAGTCAAAGGCTGAAATAACAGGGATAGAGCTTCAGGAGGAAATGTCTGAGGTGGCAATAAGAAATGTAAATACTAATAATTTTCAGGACTGTATCAAAATAATAAATGATGATATTAAAAATTATGATAAGATATTTAGTAAAGATGAATTTGATGTGATAGTTACTAATCCACCGTATTTTGATTATGACGGAAATATTAATCAGATAAGTGACTTAACACAAATAAGCAGGGCAAGGCATAATATTGATATAACAATTGAGGAAATAGTTAAAATATCAGCTTATTTATTGAAAAATAACGGCTCTTTTTCAATGGTTTTTAGAAGTGATAGACTGGTCGAAGTACTGGGATTACTTACAAAATACAATTTGGAGCCAAAACGGATGAAAAATTGTTATACAGGAAAAGGTAAAAA
This DNA window, taken from Leptotrichia sp. oral taxon 215 str. W9775, encodes the following:
- a CDS encoding tRNA1(Val) (adenine(37)-N6)-methyltransferase is translated as MRKNGEETRTVLDGMEIIQRNDFQNFTLDSVLLGNFVKINRKTKKILDIGTGCGVISLILAKKSKAEITGIELQEEMSEVAIRNVNTNNFQDCIKIINDDIKNYDKIFSKDEFDVIVTNPPYFDYDGNINQISDLTQISRARHNIDITIEEIVKISAYLLKNNGSFSMVFRSDRLVEVLGLLTKYNLEPKRMKNCYTGKGKNAKLCLVEAIKDAKKGFVIEEAIYVYDENGEKTEYIKKLYGKDI